A part of Pseudomonas sp. HR96 genomic DNA contains:
- a CDS encoding DUF4272 domain-containing protein codes for MCLHVSAACAYGFDRSKAKIWIDSERLDEFLTDSERLFIESSIGDLHEFRMQVESMWALAWFLGLVPYINLDKVCDVEFAKILPNLKNLQGSWHIFTLVKRRSMFELAQACDVAYCLHWAIRQVQQTHGSLPGTLDPYVVTKRRHALDWLVSTDGWDGISQDT; via the coding sequence TTGTGCTTGCATGTTTCAGCTGCATGCGCATATGGATTTGATCGAAGCAAGGCAAAAATATGGATCGACTCCGAGCGGCTAGATGAATTTTTGACAGACTCCGAACGGCTCTTTATTGAAAGCTCAATCGGAGATTTACATGAATTCAGAATGCAAGTTGAAAGTATGTGGGCGTTAGCCTGGTTTTTGGGGCTAGTGCCTTATATAAATCTTGATAAAGTTTGTGATGTTGAATTTGCTAAGATTTTACCAAATTTAAAAAATTTGCAGGGGTCTTGGCATATCTTCACGCTTGTAAAGCGTCGTTCAATGTTTGAGTTGGCGCAAGCATGCGATGTGGCTTATTGTTTGCACTGGGCAATTAGGCAGGTTCAACAAACACATGGATCATTGCCGGGTACTCTGGATCCGTATGTGGTTACCAAGCGTCGCCATGCATTAGATTGGTTGGTCAGCACTGACGGATGGGATGGAATATCTCAGGATACGTAG
- a CDS encoding DUF4279 domain-containing protein, with protein sequence MINKKYYIVSAIYAKGESLNPEAVSSALKLSPTETRIKGALRRLPSGGGIVAPIGLWVLREESYSESLDGFIVEWISRYYSIGERRSSLQGVEDLFLDLFISVVGDRDSGTNLDFTLQPETIDKMAEIGMPIKFTINISNDE encoded by the coding sequence ATGATCAATAAAAAATACTATATCGTGAGTGCTATATATGCGAAAGGAGAAAGCCTAAATCCGGAGGCGGTCTCTTCGGCATTGAAGTTGTCGCCCACCGAAACTCGAATAAAAGGCGCATTGAGGCGTCTTCCCAGTGGAGGGGGAATCGTGGCGCCCATAGGGCTGTGGGTGCTGAGAGAGGAATCCTACAGCGAGAGCCTGGACGGATTCATTGTTGAATGGATCAGTAGGTATTATTCAATTGGCGAAAGAAGGTCATCTCTTCAAGGCGTTGAAGATTTATTTCTTGACCTGTTCATATCGGTTGTGGGCGACCGTGATAGTGGCACGAACCTGGACTTCACTCTTCAGCCTGAGACCATTGATAAGATGGCTGAAATTGGCATGCCTATCAAATTCACTATCAATATTTCGAATGATGAGTAA
- a CDS encoding helix-turn-helix domain-containing protein: MSTPEAFPVPFSVAVRRGDLLKADCPSREVLKHMTSRWGVLVLVILLGGMHRFSELRRKIGGVSEKMLAQTLQGLEGDGLIERKSLPVVPPHVEYRLTPLGVEAAGHMEAMVDWIEDKLPLIMAGRESRERREEGVGQD; encoded by the coding sequence ATGAGTACTCCCGAAGCATTCCCCGTACCCTTTTCCGTGGCCGTGCGCCGAGGCGACCTGCTCAAGGCCGATTGCCCGTCACGCGAGGTGCTCAAGCACATGACCAGCCGCTGGGGCGTACTGGTGCTGGTCATCCTGCTCGGCGGCATGCACCGCTTCAGCGAACTGCGCCGCAAGATCGGCGGCGTCAGCGAAAAGATGCTCGCGCAAACCCTGCAGGGCCTGGAAGGCGACGGCCTGATCGAACGCAAGTCGCTGCCCGTGGTGCCGCCCCATGTCGAATACCGGCTGACGCCGCTGGGTGTGGAAGCGGCGGGTCATATGGAGGCCATGGTCGACTGGATCGAGGACAAGCTGCCGTTGATCATGGCGGGGCGGGAGAGTCGGGAGCGGCGGGAAGAAGGTGTAGGGCAGGATTGA
- a CDS encoding SDR family oxidoreductase codes for MIAVTGATGQLGRLVIHALLSRVPASDITALVRDPAKAQDLAELGVDVRQADYSQPQTLTAALEGVDKLLLISSNELGQRVAQHRAVIDAAKAAGVSLLAYTSVLHADVSKLGLAAEHRDTEQALIASGVPYVLLRNGWYTENYLASVPAAVEHGALLGSAQEGRISSAARSDYAQAAAIVLSAEGHANTVYELAGDDSYTLTELAALIAAKAGKPVVYQNLPQAEFEKILVSVGLPAPLAELLADSDAAAAQGALFDDSRQLSQLIGRATVPVAQSLAEV; via the coding sequence ATGATCGCTGTCACTGGAGCCACCGGCCAACTGGGCCGTCTCGTCATTCACGCATTGCTGTCGCGGGTACCTGCCAGCGACATCACCGCCCTGGTCCGCGACCCAGCCAAGGCTCAGGACCTCGCCGAGCTCGGCGTGGACGTGCGCCAGGCCGACTACAGCCAGCCGCAGACGCTGACTGCCGCGCTGGAAGGTGTCGACAAGCTGCTGTTGATTTCCTCCAACGAGCTGGGCCAGCGCGTCGCTCAGCACCGTGCGGTGATCGACGCCGCCAAGGCTGCCGGGGTCAGCCTGCTGGCCTACACCAGCGTGCTGCACGCGGACGTCTCCAAGCTGGGCCTGGCCGCCGAACACCGCGACACCGAGCAGGCGCTGATCGCTTCAGGCGTGCCTTATGTGCTGCTGCGCAACGGCTGGTACACCGAAAACTACCTGGCCAGCGTGCCGGCGGCGGTGGAACACGGGGCCTTGCTCGGCAGCGCGCAGGAGGGGCGCATCAGCTCGGCGGCGCGCAGCGACTATGCCCAAGCGGCTGCCATTGTCCTGAGCGCTGAAGGCCATGCGAACACCGTGTATGAGCTGGCCGGCGACGACAGCTACACCCTCACCGAACTGGCCGCGCTGATCGCCGCCAAAGCTGGCAAGCCGGTGGTTTACCAGAACCTGCCGCAGGCCGAATTCGAGAAGATCCTGGTCAGCGTGGGCCTGCCCGCGCCATTGGCCGAGCTGTTGGCAGACTCCGATGCCGCGGCCGCCCAGGGCGCGCTGTTCGACGACAGCCGGCAGTTGAGCCAGTTGATTGGCCGGGCGACCGTGCCCGTGGCGCAGTCGCTGGCTGAGGTTTGA
- a CDS encoding glycoside hydrolase family 5 protein: MPANPPAKRCQAPLQLMAMNIAGAEFSDSMPGQHGHHYTWPRAANFQRYVASGFKLVRLPFRWERIQHSLFADLDPDEMQRFMAALDGAHEAGMQVLLDMHNYYERKVDDREYVEIGRDPQVSVDAWIDAWLKLVARVSQHPAVWGYGLMNEPKGTEGRWAAGAQRCVDAIRAVDPTTPIIIAGDGFSTAQFWEDQNGAYFPLRGEHLLYEAHIYLDRDTSGRYADLDEDIHPNIGVYRAVPFFNWLKAHGQQGFLGELGVPEFMPKALRAMDRLLAYAVRNQIPVFYWAGGSQWNEGHETSCEYNGELLGQVEWVTRHLHFADRIGPVDRQPDEQPSLLPEEEEVIDPEPEPGPGEGLRVASQFNPINAAVQAADSGGAQTEYAFRFPFFIGGGDVAELVLSLSNWFLPPHSRTGEDTGNLLPFTGLAVEFNGQVQPVTFDGSRSFTLWDGAGDVHADPLAADLFGLSQFDNDAMGWIKGVIHFNGAGHRVPRSWRTTHDQPGSSVSISDPAHTTLSDLYQPGAFTHQGAAPRHHDSGYCPIVLGRHVGEPGYALFMRGDTQSTNYGDAALGRGSGWFQRWVALHPRKPGSINFAVPNATAVCGLDEHRLSALLEYCPDGGCLFFGSYDLNGRDASTAEELFAQLLEHIEQCRRAGASGPIAVARLLPRTRSSDQWASDAGQTVVDGWAEGDAPARFNAMVAPDAFDCVLSNDAVRSPGDPCKWLPASERVPFDEMHLASPGHRLLAEEAYRVWR; encoded by the coding sequence ATGCCAGCCAACCCACCCGCCAAACGCTGCCAGGCGCCGCTGCAGCTGATGGCCATGAACATCGCCGGCGCCGAATTCAGCGACAGCATGCCCGGCCAGCACGGCCACCACTACACCTGGCCGCGCGCGGCCAATTTCCAGCGCTACGTCGCCTCGGGGTTCAAGCTGGTGCGCCTGCCGTTTCGCTGGGAGCGCATCCAGCACAGCCTGTTCGCTGACCTGGACCCCGACGAAATGCAGCGCTTCATGGCCGCCCTCGACGGCGCCCACGAGGCCGGCATGCAAGTGCTGCTGGACATGCACAACTACTACGAGCGCAAGGTCGACGACCGCGAGTACGTGGAAATCGGCCGCGACCCGCAGGTCTCGGTCGACGCCTGGATCGACGCCTGGCTCAAGCTGGTCGCGCGGGTCAGCCAGCACCCGGCCGTGTGGGGCTATGGCCTGATGAACGAGCCCAAGGGCACTGAGGGTCGATGGGCCGCTGGCGCCCAGCGCTGCGTCGATGCCATTCGCGCCGTGGACCCCACCACGCCGATCATCATCGCCGGCGACGGTTTTTCCACTGCACAATTCTGGGAAGACCAGAACGGCGCGTATTTCCCGCTGCGCGGCGAGCACCTGCTGTACGAAGCGCACATCTACCTGGACCGCGACACCAGCGGGCGCTACGCGGACCTCGACGAAGACATACACCCCAATATCGGTGTGTACCGCGCCGTGCCTTTCTTCAACTGGCTCAAGGCCCATGGCCAACAGGGCTTTCTCGGCGAGCTGGGGGTGCCCGAGTTCATGCCCAAGGCCTTGCGCGCCATGGACCGCCTGCTGGCCTACGCCGTGCGCAACCAGATCCCGGTGTTCTACTGGGCGGGCGGTTCGCAGTGGAACGAAGGCCACGAAACCTCCTGCGAATACAACGGCGAGCTGCTCGGCCAGGTCGAATGGGTGACCCGGCACCTGCACTTCGCCGACCGCATCGGCCCGGTGGACCGCCAGCCCGATGAGCAGCCTTCGCTGCTGCCCGAGGAAGAGGAGGTGATCGATCCAGAACCAGAACCAGGACCTGGGGAGGGTCTGCGCGTCGCCAGTCAATTCAACCCGATCAACGCCGCCGTGCAGGCAGCCGACAGCGGCGGGGCGCAGACCGAATACGCCTTTCGCTTCCCGTTCTTCATCGGCGGTGGCGACGTCGCCGAGCTGGTGCTGTCGCTGAGCAACTGGTTCCTGCCGCCCCACAGCCGCACCGGCGAAGACACCGGCAACCTGCTGCCCTTCACCGGGCTGGCGGTGGAATTCAATGGCCAGGTGCAGCCGGTGACCTTCGACGGCAGCCGCAGCTTCACCTTATGGGACGGCGCCGGCGACGTGCACGCCGACCCCCTGGCGGCGGACCTGTTCGGCCTGAGCCAGTTCGACAATGACGCCATGGGCTGGATCAAGGGGGTGATTCATTTCAACGGCGCCGGTCACCGCGTGCCGCGCTCCTGGCGCACCACCCACGACCAGCCGGGCAGCAGCGTGTCGATCAGCGACCCGGCGCACACCACGCTGTCCGACCTCTACCAGCCCGGCGCCTTCACGCACCAGGGCGCGGCGCCGCGGCACCACGACAGCGGCTACTGCCCCATCGTCCTCGGCCGGCATGTGGGCGAGCCCGGGTACGCGCTGTTCATGCGCGGCGACACCCAGAGCACCAACTATGGCGACGCGGCCCTCGGCCGTGGGTCGGGCTGGTTCCAGCGCTGGGTGGCCCTGCACCCGCGCAAGCCCGGCTCGATCAACTTTGCCGTGCCCAACGCCACCGCCGTGTGCGGCCTGGACGAGCACCGCCTGAGCGCCTTGCTGGAGTATTGCCCGGATGGCGGCTGCCTGTTCTTCGGCAGCTACGACCTGAACGGGCGCGATGCAAGCACGGCCGAGGAGTTGTTCGCCCAGCTGCTGGAGCATATCGAGCAATGCCGCCGTGCCGGTGCCAGCGGCCCGATTGCCGTGGCGCGCCTGCTGCCGCGCACCCGCTCCAGCGATCAGTGGGCCAGCGACGCCGGGCAGACGGTGGTCGACGGCTGGGCCGAGGGCGATGCCCCGGCGCGGTTCAACGCCATGGTCGCTCCCGACGCCTTCGACTGCGTGCTGAGCAACGATGCGGTCCGCAGCCCCGGCGACCCCTGCAAGTGGCTGCCGGCGAGCGAGCGAGTGCCCTTCGACGAAATGCACCTGGCCAGTCCGGGGCACCGCCTGCTGGCGGAGGAGGCCTATCGGGTGTGGCGGTGA
- a CDS encoding efflux transporter outer membrane subunit, with protein MNAYLLFRLRAPFQLCALATLVVLGGCMVGPDYQRPTAPISTQFKEAAGWKAASPQDELPKGPWWELYQDPQLNALVSQVQLNNQNVAQYAALYRQALGLVDQSQAGLFPTLTATGDSTRSGSGSGSSSTSVITGGSGITTGTSTGTATGSTTGATTTTGTTTTTSTGNSGGGSSVSKSVSASLKLSWEADIWGKLRRTVEEDRASAQASAADLANATLSAQSSLAQDYFQLRILDQRIALYEQTITGYQRYLQIIQNKYDEQISSRADLATGKTQLLSAQASLLDLRWQRAQYEHAIALLMGKAPADFSLAADHDWTYHVPQVPLGIPSRLLERRPDIASAERAMASANAAVGVATAAYYPDLTLSASGGYQNSSFGNLFSLPNHFWSIGPSLSGTLLDFGATRAGVDQARANYDAKVAAYRQTVLTGLGEVEDYLVELRTLEPELVARRNSAQSAEDSASVSRDQYEAGVIDYLDVATTQATSLSERQTLLSLVGTQLVTSVQLQAALGGSWSAP; from the coding sequence ATGAACGCTTATCTGCTTTTCAGGCTCCGCGCTCCGTTCCAGCTGTGCGCACTGGCCACCCTGGTGGTCCTGGGTGGCTGCATGGTCGGCCCGGACTACCAGCGCCCGACCGCGCCGATCTCCACCCAGTTCAAGGAGGCCGCCGGCTGGAAGGCCGCCAGCCCCCAGGATGAACTGCCCAAGGGGCCGTGGTGGGAGCTGTACCAGGACCCGCAGCTCAATGCGCTGGTCAGCCAGGTGCAGCTGAACAACCAGAACGTCGCGCAATACGCCGCATTGTATCGCCAGGCCCTGGGGCTGGTGGACCAGAGCCAGGCCGGGTTGTTTCCGACCCTGACCGCCACCGGTGACAGCACCCGCAGCGGCAGCGGAAGCGGCTCGTCGAGCACCAGTGTGATCACCGGTGGCAGCGGCATCACCACCGGCACCAGCACCGGCACTGCCACCGGCAGCACCACGGGGGCGACCACCACCACCGGCACCACCACGACCACCAGCACCGGCAACAGCGGTGGTGGCAGCAGCGTCAGCAAAAGCGTCTCGGCCAGCCTCAAGCTGAGCTGGGAGGCCGACATCTGGGGCAAGCTGCGCCGCACCGTCGAGGAGGACCGCGCCAGCGCCCAGGCCAGCGCCGCAGACCTGGCCAACGCCACCCTGAGTGCGCAATCCTCGCTGGCCCAGGACTACTTCCAGCTGCGCATCCTCGACCAGCGCATCGCCCTCTACGAACAGACCATTACCGGCTACCAGCGCTACCTGCAGATCATCCAGAACAAATATGACGAGCAGATCTCCTCGCGCGCCGACCTGGCCACCGGCAAGACCCAGCTGCTGAGCGCCCAGGCCTCGCTGCTTGACCTCAGGTGGCAGCGCGCCCAATACGAGCACGCCATCGCCCTGCTGATGGGCAAGGCGCCGGCCGATTTCAGCCTGGCGGCCGATCACGACTGGACCTACCACGTGCCGCAGGTGCCCTTGGGTATTCCCAGCCGTCTGCTGGAACGTCGCCCCGACATCGCCTCGGCCGAACGGGCCATGGCCTCCGCCAACGCGGCCGTGGGGGTGGCTACCGCGGCCTACTACCCGGACCTGACCCTCAGCGCCAGCGGCGGCTACCAGAACAGCAGCTTCGGCAATCTGTTCTCCTTGCCCAACCACTTCTGGTCGATCGGCCCAAGCCTGAGCGGCACCTTGCTCGACTTCGGCGCCACCCGCGCCGGCGTCGACCAGGCCCGCGCCAACTACGACGCCAAGGTCGCCGCCTACCGCCAGACCGTGCTCACCGGCCTGGGTGAGGTCGAGGATTATCTGGTCGAACTGCGCACTCTGGAACCGGAACTGGTGGCGCGGCGCAACTCGGCGCAGTCGGCCGAAGACTCCGCCTCGGTCAGCCGCGACCAGTACGAGGCAGGCGTCATCGATTACCTGGACGTCGCCACCACCCAGGCCACCAGCCTCAGCGAACGCCAGACCCTGCTCAGCCTGGTGGGCACCCAGTTGGTCACCAGCGTGCAGTTGCAGGCGGCTTTGGGCGGCTCCTGGTCGGCGCCCTGA
- a CDS encoding efflux RND transporter permease subunit, producing the protein MNLSRVFIRRPVATLLLSLSITLAGVLGFALLPVAPLPQVDFPTIIVTASLPGASPETMAATVATPLERALGQIAGISEMTSSSAQNSTTLVLQFGLDRDINGAARDVQAAINASRSLLPSSMPSLPTYRKANPADAPIIMLALTSATRGRGELYDLAYSKLQQKIAQVNGVGEVSVRGGSLPAVRIDLQPNMLARAGISLDTVRSAVNKATQAKPKGILQGEGQHWLIDGNDQIDKADDYRQLIVSYQNGAAVRLGDVANVYDAVEDNFVGGFYNGQPSVTLGVTRQAGANMLATIDSIKALIPQLQAMVPGDVQLVRVIDRSPTIRSSLHDTEETLLIATLLVIAVVFVFLRNVRATLIPAVVLPVSLIGTCAVMYLVGYSLDNLSLMALIICTGFVVDDAIVVLENIARYQEQGMRPLRAALMGTREVGFTVLSMTLSLIAVFIPILLMGDIVGRLFREFAITLSVALVLSMLVSLSLTPVLCVLLLRQPDHQAPVPRLYQWVEKGLARLQAGYLAALAWVLRHRVLTMLSLLLTVIFNVHLYATVQKGFFPAQDTGLIIGGARADQAISYTALKPYLLQIARNIAKDPDVEAVMSSTGGGGFGSRNSGQFFIRLKDYQERTSSAQVIANRIMRENGNTAGVQVFMQPAEDIRVGGRSANATYQFSLRADDLSVLREWTPKVEAALRPLAEITGLDSDSQTGGQEIKLHIDRAAASRLGVSVTDIDTLLNNAFSQRQVATLYKTLNQYHVVMGLDPAYTTDPAMLSRLYVIGSSGQQVPLTAFASFAPDNAPLSVAHQGQSATSTLAFNLADGVSLEQATLAVNTAIDKLGMPRDVQTGFAGTAKAFQALAASMPWLILAALLAVYIVLGVLYESYIHPLTILSTLPSAGVGALLLLQITNMQLTVIALIGILLLIGIVKKNAIMMIDFALIAERQGGMSPEQAIMEACRMRLRPIMMTTLAAFFGALPLALGSGGDADLRKPLGMAIAGGLALSQLLTLFTTPVVYLYLDRLSRATRHLWHTRIRRTHAAG; encoded by the coding sequence ATGAACCTGTCGCGGGTGTTCATCCGCCGGCCCGTGGCCACCTTGCTGCTGAGCCTGAGCATCACCCTGGCCGGGGTGCTGGGCTTTGCCCTGTTGCCGGTGGCGCCGCTGCCGCAGGTGGATTTCCCGACCATCATCGTCACCGCCAGCCTGCCCGGCGCCAGCCCCGAGACCATGGCCGCGACCGTGGCCACGCCGCTGGAGCGGGCCCTGGGGCAGATCGCCGGGATCAGCGAGATGACCTCCAGCAGCGCGCAGAACTCCACCACCCTGGTGCTGCAGTTCGGCCTGGACCGCGACATCAACGGCGCCGCCCGCGATGTGCAGGCGGCGATCAACGCCTCGCGCAGCCTGCTGCCCAGCTCGATGCCGTCGCTGCCGACCTACCGCAAGGCCAACCCGGCCGACGCGCCGATCATCATGCTCGCCCTGACCTCGGCCACCCGCGGGCGCGGGGAGCTGTATGACCTGGCCTACAGCAAGCTTCAGCAGAAGATCGCCCAGGTCAACGGCGTCGGCGAGGTCTCGGTGCGCGGCGGCTCGCTGCCGGCGGTGCGCATCGACCTGCAGCCGAACATGCTGGCGCGCGCCGGGATTTCCCTCGACACCGTGCGCAGCGCCGTCAACAAGGCCACCCAGGCCAAGCCCAAGGGCATCCTGCAAGGCGAGGGCCAGCACTGGCTGATCGACGGCAACGACCAGATCGACAAGGCCGACGACTACCGCCAGCTGATCGTCAGCTACCAGAACGGCGCCGCCGTGCGCCTGGGCGACGTCGCCAACGTCTACGACGCCGTGGAAGACAACTTCGTCGGCGGCTTCTACAACGGCCAGCCTTCGGTGACCCTGGGCGTCACGCGCCAGGCCGGGGCCAACATGCTGGCGACCATCGACAGCATCAAGGCGCTGATCCCGCAGTTGCAGGCCATGGTGCCGGGCGACGTGCAGCTGGTACGGGTGATCGACCGCTCGCCAACCATCCGTTCCTCGCTGCACGACACCGAAGAGACGCTGCTGATCGCCACCCTGCTGGTGATCGCGGTGGTCTTCGTGTTCTTGCGCAACGTGCGCGCCACCCTCATCCCGGCGGTGGTGCTGCCGGTGTCGCTGATCGGCACCTGCGCGGTGATGTACCTGGTGGGCTACAGCCTCGACAACCTGTCGCTGATGGCGCTGATCATCTGCACCGGCTTCGTGGTGGACGACGCAATCGTCGTGCTGGAGAACATCGCCCGCTACCAGGAGCAGGGCATGCGCCCGTTGCGCGCGGCCCTGATGGGCACCCGCGAGGTCGGTTTCACCGTGCTGTCGATGACCCTGTCGCTGATTGCCGTGTTCATTCCCATTCTGCTGATGGGCGACATCGTCGGCCGCCTGTTTCGCGAGTTCGCCATCACCCTGAGCGTGGCGCTGGTGCTGTCGATGCTGGTGTCCCTGAGCCTGACGCCGGTGCTCTGCGTGCTGCTGTTGCGCCAGCCCGACCACCAGGCGCCGGTGCCGCGGCTCTACCAATGGGTGGAAAAGGGCCTGGCGCGGCTCCAGGCCGGCTACCTCGCGGCGCTGGCCTGGGTGCTGCGCCACCGCGTGCTGACCATGCTCAGCCTGCTGCTCACGGTAATCTTCAACGTGCACCTGTACGCCACGGTGCAGAAAGGCTTCTTCCCGGCCCAGGACACCGGCCTGATCATCGGCGGCGCGCGCGCCGACCAGGCGATTTCCTACACCGCGCTCAAGCCCTACCTGCTGCAGATCGCCCGCAATATCGCCAAGGACCCCGACGTCGAGGCGGTGATGTCGTCCACCGGTGGCGGCGGCTTCGGGTCGCGCAACAGCGGCCAGTTCTTCATTCGCCTGAAGGACTACCAGGAGCGCACCAGCAGTGCCCAGGTGATCGCCAACCGGATCATGCGCGAGAACGGCAACACCGCCGGCGTGCAGGTGTTCATGCAGCCGGCCGAAGACATCCGCGTCGGGGGCCGCTCGGCCAACGCCACCTACCAGTTCAGCCTGCGCGCCGACGACCTCAGCGTGCTGCGCGAATGGACGCCCAAGGTCGAGGCGGCGCTGCGCCCCCTGGCCGAGATCACCGGCCTGGACTCCGACTCGCAGACCGGCGGCCAGGAGATCAAGCTGCACATCGACCGCGCCGCCGCCAGCCGCCTGGGCGTCAGCGTCACCGACATCGATACCTTGCTCAACAACGCCTTCAGCCAGCGCCAGGTGGCCACGCTGTACAAGACCCTCAACCAGTACCACGTGGTGATGGGGCTGGACCCGGCCTACACCACCGACCCGGCCATGCTCTCGCGCCTGTACGTGATCGGCAGCAGCGGCCAGCAGGTGCCGCTCACCGCATTCGCCAGCTTCGCCCCGGACAACGCGCCGCTGTCGGTGGCCCACCAAGGGCAGTCGGCGACCAGCACCCTGGCCTTCAACCTGGCCGACGGCGTGTCGCTGGAGCAGGCCACCCTGGCGGTCAACACAGCCATCGACAAGCTGGGCATGCCGCGCGACGTGCAGACCGGTTTTGCCGGCACCGCCAAGGCCTTCCAGGCGCTGGCGGCGAGCATGCCGTGGCTGATCCTGGCGGCCTTGCTGGCGGTGTACATCGTGCTCGGCGTGCTCTACGAGAGCTATATCCACCCGCTGACCATTCTCTCGACGCTGCCCTCGGCCGGGGTCGGGGCGTTGTTGCTGCTGCAGATCACCAATATGCAGCTGACAGTGATCGCCCTGATTGGCATCCTGCTGCTGATCGGCATCGTCAAGAAGAATGCGATCATGATGATCGACTTCGCCCTGATCGCCGAGCGCCAGGGCGGCATGAGCCCGGAGCAGGCGATCATGGAAGCCTGCCGCATGCGCTTGCGGCCAATCATGATGACCACCCTGGCGGCCTTCTTCGGCGCCTTGCCGCTGGCGTTGGGCAGCGGCGGCGACGCCGACCTGCGCAAGCCGCTGGGCATGGCGATCGCCGGTGGCCTGGCGCTCAGCCAGTTGCTGACGCTGTTCACCACCCCGGTGGTGTACCTCTATCTGGACCGCTTGAGCCGCGCCACTCGGCACCTGTGGCACACACGTATTCGCCGTACTCACGCTGCCGGCTGA